One region of Acropora muricata isolate sample 2 chromosome 13, ASM3666990v1, whole genome shotgun sequence genomic DNA includes:
- the LOC136896575 gene encoding uncharacterized protein isoform X1 yields the protein MKVKMTSLNIVNLVLIILTFLTTNPQAKLIHQKKELNVGEEVSKNDVTDAQDENQLVRPRRSVVSKTIRDCYKQFVAGNQPPSGFRQNHTNIRYICQQVPRDPVIYYSTMFDLNYGIPVYSAYVVFQEQASQFGKVNRTGREQWRQEPGITKQASDSTYIDEKIYDKGHLLPAMTYSFSEAYMLSTFTYTNAVPQISGFNRGQWAQYEKRIRQYATRKCSRNGGDLYLITGISEVSLHCDGGGATQEIPLEVLKPRGDAISIPRSMWTAGCCIAPSRGVLGAFAVIGNNVKDKKKVFISQVKMTKLQDFLLIGVKGFGGTDINLFPANPECSDPLKWVNLKSKFLPSMPKELCPT from the exons ATGAAAGTGAAGATGACTTCCCTTAACATAGTTAATCTCgtattaattattttgacatttttgacGACTAACCCGCAAGCCAAACTAATACACCAGAAGAAGGAGCTGAACG TAGGTGAAGAGGTGAGCAAGAATGATGTTACGGATGCTCAGGACGAAAATCAACTGGTCAGACCACGAAGATCGGTGGTCTCAAAAACCATCCGGGATTGCTACAAACAATTTGTCGCTGGCAACCAGCCGCCATCGGGCTTCCGACAGAACCACACGAACATCAGATACATCTGTCAACAAGTTCCTCGTGATCCTGTGATTTATTATTCAACCATGTTTGATCTCAACTACGGGATACCAGTCTATTCCGCCTACGTCGTATTTCAAGAGCAAGCCAGCCAGTTTGGCAAAGTAAATCGAACTGGCAGAGAGCAATGGAGACAAGAACCGG GTATAACAAAACAAGCAAGCGATTCGACGTACATAGATGAAAAGATCTACGATAAGGGTCATCTGCTCCCTGCAATGACTTATTCCTTCTCTGAGGCGTACATGCTTTCAACCTTCACCTACACAAACGCTGTTCCACAGATCTCGGGATTTAACCGCGGCCAGTGGGCTCAGTATGAAAAAAGGATACGACAATATGCCACGAGAAAATGTAGTCGGAACGGTGGGGACCTATACTTAATTACTGGCATCTCAGAGGTTAGCCTTCACTGTGATGGAGGCGGAGCGACCCAGGAAATACCACTGGAAGTCCTTAAGCCTCGCGGCGACGCAATCAGCATTCCTCGATCCATGTGGACAGCCGGCTGTTGCATCGCTCCTTCGCGCGGTGTATTGGGAGCTTTTGCTGTGATCGGAAATAATGtgaaggacaaaaaaaaagtcttcatATCGCAAGTGAAAATGACTAAGCTGCAAGACTTCCTTCTTATTGGAGTCAAAGGTTTTGGAGGAACAGACATCAATTTGTTTCCAGCAAACCCCGAATGCTCTGACCCATTGAAGTGGGTCAATTTGAAGAGTAAATTCTTACCAAGCATGCCAAAAGAACTGTGTCCAACATGA
- the LOC136896575 gene encoding uncharacterized protein isoform X2, which translates to MKVKMTSLNIVNLVLIILTFLTTNPQAKLIHQKKELNGEEVSKNDVTDAQDENQLVRPRRSVVSKTIRDCYKQFVAGNQPPSGFRQNHTNIRYICQQVPRDPVIYYSTMFDLNYGIPVYSAYVVFQEQASQFGKVNRTGREQWRQEPGITKQASDSTYIDEKIYDKGHLLPAMTYSFSEAYMLSTFTYTNAVPQISGFNRGQWAQYEKRIRQYATRKCSRNGGDLYLITGISEVSLHCDGGGATQEIPLEVLKPRGDAISIPRSMWTAGCCIAPSRGVLGAFAVIGNNVKDKKKVFISQVKMTKLQDFLLIGVKGFGGTDINLFPANPECSDPLKWVNLKSKFLPSMPKELCPT; encoded by the exons ATGAAAGTGAAGATGACTTCCCTTAACATAGTTAATCTCgtattaattattttgacatttttgacGACTAACCCGCAAGCCAAACTAATACACCAGAAGAAGGAGCTGAACG GTGAAGAGGTGAGCAAGAATGATGTTACGGATGCTCAGGACGAAAATCAACTGGTCAGACCACGAAGATCGGTGGTCTCAAAAACCATCCGGGATTGCTACAAACAATTTGTCGCTGGCAACCAGCCGCCATCGGGCTTCCGACAGAACCACACGAACATCAGATACATCTGTCAACAAGTTCCTCGTGATCCTGTGATTTATTATTCAACCATGTTTGATCTCAACTACGGGATACCAGTCTATTCCGCCTACGTCGTATTTCAAGAGCAAGCCAGCCAGTTTGGCAAAGTAAATCGAACTGGCAGAGAGCAATGGAGACAAGAACCGG GTATAACAAAACAAGCAAGCGATTCGACGTACATAGATGAAAAGATCTACGATAAGGGTCATCTGCTCCCTGCAATGACTTATTCCTTCTCTGAGGCGTACATGCTTTCAACCTTCACCTACACAAACGCTGTTCCACAGATCTCGGGATTTAACCGCGGCCAGTGGGCTCAGTATGAAAAAAGGATACGACAATATGCCACGAGAAAATGTAGTCGGAACGGTGGGGACCTATACTTAATTACTGGCATCTCAGAGGTTAGCCTTCACTGTGATGGAGGCGGAGCGACCCAGGAAATACCACTGGAAGTCCTTAAGCCTCGCGGCGACGCAATCAGCATTCCTCGATCCATGTGGACAGCCGGCTGTTGCATCGCTCCTTCGCGCGGTGTATTGGGAGCTTTTGCTGTGATCGGAAATAATGtgaaggacaaaaaaaaagtcttcatATCGCAAGTGAAAATGACTAAGCTGCAAGACTTCCTTCTTATTGGAGTCAAAGGTTTTGGAGGAACAGACATCAATTTGTTTCCAGCAAACCCCGAATGCTCTGACCCATTGAAGTGGGTCAATTTGAAGAGTAAATTCTTACCAAGCATGCCAAAAGAACTGTGTCCAACATGA